Genomic DNA from Desulfonema ishimotonii:
GCAAATTCGCCGTTTTTGCCGTTTCGTTCTGTGATCACCCGGCCCACCCCCAGCATCTCCTCTCCGGCCTCTTCCCGGATGGCGACCAGCGCGGTTTCCCGGTCATAGTCAATCTGTGTGAACCGGGCCAGCATCTCGTGACGCAGGCTTCTGATGGGTGCAAAAAAACGGTAATAGACGCTCCGGGGCGAGAGTTTTTCAAACATCCTGACCATGAGCGGGGCGTCTTCGGGCCGGATGGGGCGGATGAAAAGTTTTTCGCCGTCTCTGGTGACAATATGGGCCTCATGCCGGTTGGGGTACGGGCTGATGACCAAGTGCATCGGTGACGGCACACGGGCTGGTCTGACGGTGACCCGGACGTCCGTTGCGCAGAATCCGTCCGCTGTAATCCGCAGCGGGTTGAGGCTCAGCCCTTCAATTTCAGCAAAATCGGTCACCAGTTGCGACAGCCGGATGAGAATTTCCTCCAGTTTTTCCAGATTGGCGGGCGGGGTATGCCGGTCCCCCTGAAGCAGCCGCCAGACCCGTGTGCCTTCCATCAGCCGCCGGGCCAGAAGGCGGTTGAGAGGGGGCAGGGCAATGGCCCTGTCGTCAACAACCTCTCCGGGAATTCCGCCCATGCCGAATAGAATGATCGGCCCGAAATTCGGATCCCGCCGGGCCGCCAGGGCGAGTTCATATGCAGGCTCCCGGAACATGGGGCCAACGGCAACCCCGTTCGGTTTTTCCGGCGGTGTCTGCGGGAGTCCGTTTACGGTTACCCGCCTGAAGGCCCCGGACAGATCAGATTCCGGATCCGGGCACAGGCGTTTCAGGGACGCGGGAAATCCGATATCACAGGTCGCTTTCAGGGCCTCATCTTCGGTTGTGGTGGCAATCGTCCGGCTGACGGGGATGCCGTAGGCGGTCAGCAGGGTTCGGGCCTCCGCCGCCGTCAGCAGGCCGTTTTGCCGTTCAAGTCCGGCCCGGACAACGACCCGGGCCGCTGCCGGGTCAAAGCGGAGCCGGGGCAGGGCAGGGGGGATTTCCTGAATCATCTCTATGCGCCGGGTGTACCGGTACAGGTCCATAAAGGCCCGCACTGCCCGTTCCGGGGTGTCAAAGGTGGGAATGCCCGCCTGGTTGAAAATCGCCCTTCCGGGTTCGACCTCCGGCCCGCCCATCCATGAGGTAAAGAGCGGATGGGGGCGGCCGTCCAGGGTTTGCGTCAGGTGCCGGGCCACCTCCGTGGCCTGGCTGATGGCGTTGGGCGTCAGTATGACCAGTACGCCGTCCACCTCCGGGGCGTCCAGGCATATCCTGACCACCTGGCCATAGCGTTCAGGCGAAGCGTTGGCCAGAAGATCTGCCGGATTGGTACGGCTCCGGCAGGGCGGGAGTACCGCATCAAGCCGGCGGATGGTTTCCGGGCTGAACGTGACCGGTTCGACGCCGTAATCTGAAAGCGCGTCTACCGCCATGACGCCCGGTCCGCCGGCATTGGTGATAATCGCCAGTCCGGTGCGCGTGGGACGGGGGCGCTTGGCCAGCAGTTCGGCACAGTCGAAAAGTTCCTCAAAGGTTTTTACCCGGATGATTCCGGCGCGCCTGAAGGCCGCATCATAGACCGCATCCTCCCCGGGCACGGCCCCGCTGTGGGCCGATGCCGCCACAGCCCCGGCCTGTGTTCTGCCCGCTTTCATAACGACGATGGGCTTGACCCGCGCCACGGAACGGGCCGCGCTCATAAAATTCCTGAACCGGTTCAGCGCCTCCATGTAGATCACAATGCTGCCGACCCTGGCATCTCCGCCCAGGTAGTCGATGGCGTCACCGAAATCCACATCGGCCATTGATCCCAGGCTGACGAAATAGCTGAACCCGACTTTTTCCCTGATGGAGAGATCCAGGATGGCGGAGTAAATGGAGCCGCTTTGGGAGATAAAGGCTGTTTTGCCCGGCAGGGGCATCCGGCTGGCAAAGCTGGCATTGAGCTTTGCCCGGTTGCAGACAATGCCGGTGCAGTCGGGGCCGATGACGCGGATGCCGCTGGCATGGGCCGCCGCTCTGATGTCAGCCACCGGGGCGCGCCCCTTTTCGCCGGTTTCCCGGCCACCTGTGGAGATCAGGGCAACCC
This window encodes:
- a CDS encoding bifunctional acetate--CoA ligase family protein/GNAT family N-acetyltransferase; translated protein: MSITDLDRMFHPESVAVIGANEREGSIGAALIKNLIAGGYTGKIYPVNPRYQTICNLPAFPSVSAPEVPADLAVVATPIDTAPRIIRECGTAGVGGVALISTGGRETGEKGRAPVADIRAAAHASGIRVIGPDCTGIVCNRAKLNASFASRMPLPGKTAFISQSGSIYSAILDLSIREKVGFSYFVSLGSMADVDFGDAIDYLGGDARVGSIVIYMEALNRFRNFMSAARSVARVKPIVVMKAGRTQAGAVAASAHSGAVPGEDAVYDAAFRRAGIIRVKTFEELFDCAELLAKRPRPTRTGLAIITNAGGPGVMAVDALSDYGVEPVTFSPETIRRLDAVLPPCRSRTNPADLLANASPERYGQVVRICLDAPEVDGVLVILTPNAISQATEVARHLTQTLDGRPHPLFTSWMGGPEVEPGRAIFNQAGIPTFDTPERAVRAFMDLYRYTRRIEMIQEIPPALPRLRFDPAAARVVVRAGLERQNGLLTAAEARTLLTAYGIPVSRTIATTTEDEALKATCDIGFPASLKRLCPDPESDLSGAFRRVTVNGLPQTPPEKPNGVAVGPMFREPAYELALAARRDPNFGPIILFGMGGIPGEVVDDRAIALPPLNRLLARRLMEGTRVWRLLQGDRHTPPANLEKLEEILIRLSQLVTDFAEIEGLSLNPLRITADGFCATDVRVTVRPARVPSPMHLVISPYPNRHEAHIVTRDGEKLFIRPIRPEDAPLMVRMFEKLSPRSVYYRFFAPIRSLRHEMLARFTQIDYDRETALVAIREEAGEEMLGVGRVITERNGKNGEFAVLIADACQGMGIGAELLSRCLSIAQEQGLEKVWGLVLPENRNMLALGRKLGFTVRPDPDSGDYMLSISFTSPSPATS